The Nitrosopumilus sp. genome segment GTTCCCCTTTTCCTGAAGGATCAAGTCTGCATAGTTTTTGCATGATCTCTATATTCTCTTTTTCCTAATTATCTTTTTGAAATAAATCAAAAAGTTATAAATTTCAACATTTTTTCTGATAGTAAATGGAAGTCTCATTTGATAGAGAAAAAGTTGTTGAAAGTATGTTTGATCCAATAACTTCATCAATTATTGCTGAACTTGAAGACGGCGAGAAAGAATGTTCTTTTTTAGCCAAACAAACAGAAATCTCAGAGAATGATGTACTTGATAGACTTGGATATTTAATTGAGCATGAATTTATTTACAAAAAATCTAATGATGGTAAATATTTTCTTTCAGCAAATACTGATAAACTTAACACCGTAATTGAAAATAGTGAAAATTTTGAAAATACAATTAGCGGTCTTGAAAAAATGGATAGTTATTTGAATTGATTTTTTTTATTTTTAATTCCTATTACTGCTATTACTACTAATCCTCCCATGCCTATTATTAATACGTAAATTGATAGAAATCCAAGTATTTTCTTTCCAGTATCTGGAACTGGTCCTATTGCTCCGAAGACTTGTGATTCTTCAATATCTGCACTTTCAATAATTAATTTATAGGTACCAGATTCAAAAACCTCAAATTCATTTTCAATTGTATCTTGATCAATCTTCTGTGAAACAATTTCAATACTAAATGGATCTAAAATTTTTGCTGAAAATGTATTTTCTTTAAACTCAATTACTTGAACTGCAAAAACTCCTGTTGATGTTTTTTGAGAATCAAGTTCGGTAGAGATTAGAATTTCTTTTGAGGAACTGATTTTACCACTTCCTTGATTTACCCCTTCTAGAATTATCTGATTACCCACGACCAGTAAAGCTAATCCTAAAACAATTAATCCTCCTGATACAACAAGAATTATTCCTGATTTTTGCACAGGTTAAGTGGAATCATCTTTAGTTTAAACCTAATTTTTATTAAAATTATTAGGCGTTTGTGATAAAGTTAGACTGGACTAAAAAAGTTAGCTTAGGGTAAATTTAAATAGAGATTTTTGTAATTTTTATTATTGCAAATTACTCGATCGAATATAATGATCCTAGTGATATCTCTACTACTTGGTTTCTCTGTAGTGATGATCTATCCGACAATCTCTGAAGCTCAATCCGAAGAGAAAACATTTGTTACGCATTCTGGTGCATTAGTAAAAACATCTGGGGAAATAATTGATCCACTCTATGTTATATCTGATGTAGAATTTGATCCCATGGAATACTTGAGAGATTTCAACTATGGTAAAGTAACACAACTTTCTGATGGAACTACGTTGAGAGAATATACGATAATAGCTGAAGATGATAAAATAATGGAGGTATCTCCAGGTGTTTTCTATAATGTTTGGACTTTTAATGGAACTGTTCCAGGACCAACAATTAGAGCAACTGAAGGTGATCTGTTAAGAATAAAATTTATCAATAATGGTGATAAACAACACACAATACATTTTCATGGAATTCATCCAGCAGAAATGGATGGAGTTTTTGAACCAGTAGGGGCAAATGGGGGACAATTTGTATATGAATTCACAGCAGGACCTACAGGCGTTCATCCATATCATTGTCATGTAATGCCTCTAGAGGAACATATTGTTCATGGTCTTTATGGTGTCTTTATTGTTGATCCAAAAGAAGGAAGAATGCAAGCCGATGAAATGGTAATGGTTCTTAATGGTCTTGATACTGATTTTGATACTGAAAATAATTTCTATGCTGCAAACACTATTCCATTTTATTATCAGCATCATCCGATCCAAATTAACACCAATGAGTTAATTCGAATTTATGTTGTAAATATGGTTGAATTTGATCCTATCAATAATTTTCATCTTCATGGAAATTTGTACAAGTATTATCCTACAGGAACTGATCTAATTCCATCGTTTTATACAGATATGATTACACTATCTCAAACTGAACGTGGAATAATGGAATTTGAATACCAATATCCTGGCAAATATCTATTCCATGCGCATAAGGTGGAATTTTCAGAAAAAGGATGGGTTGGGATATTTCTTGCAAAGAATAGTCCTGTGACAAATGAGGATTTTGAATATGGAAGTTAGCAGTACTTCAAAAATTAAAGTAATTGCCAGTGGACTAATTCCTTTTGCTTTTGTGGTATTGATGATGTTGTATATTTTTGGCCCAGGTGCAAATTTACTTGATTTTGGAATTCCTCTACCTGAGATAACAATTGAAAAAGTTGATTTTGTAGACTCTGAAATACAAGCTACTGTTAGAAACACAGGTCCGATTCCAGTTGAAATTGTAATGGCAGATGTCAATGACAGAATTCAACCTGCTGCAATTGAACCAGATAGGTTTCTTGAACGATATGAAACAGCATTAGTTAGAATTCCATTTGAATGGAATGAAGCTGAGCCGTATATCATAGGAATGACAATAGAAGATGGAACAAGATTTGAAAAGGAAATTGAAGCTGCTGCATTTGCATTAGAACCTACTCTTGATCTTGCTATATTTTTTGCAATTATTGGAACGTATGTTGGAATTATTCCTGTAATGATTGGATTATTGTGGCTTCCATTTATTAAGAAAATTAGTAAACAAAAATACCATTTCTTTTTGGCATTAACTGCCGGACTATTGCTTTTCTTAGCAATTGATTCTGTAGAGGAGGCAATTGAAGTATCTGCTGAGAGTTTAGCTCCAAGTTTCAATGGCTCCTTACTCATTGCAACAGTTACTGTATTGTCATTTCTTGCATTATATTATTCGGGTGATAAAATAGTCAAAAAGGCTGATTCTTCAAAATTGTCAAAACCTGTTGCTATTGCACTTATGATC includes the following:
- a CDS encoding divalent cation transporter, with the protein product MEVSSTSKIKVIASGLIPFAFVVLMMLYIFGPGANLLDFGIPLPEITIEKVDFVDSEIQATVRNTGPIPVEIVMADVNDRIQPAAIEPDRFLERYETALVRIPFEWNEAEPYIIGMTIEDGTRFEKEIEAAAFALEPTLDLAIFFAIIGTYVGIIPVMIGLLWLPFIKKISKQKYHFFLALTAGLLLFLAIDSVEEAIEVSAESLAPSFNGSLLIATVTVLSFLALYYSGDKIVKKADSSKLSKPVAIALMISIGIGLHNFGEGLAIGASVGLGSIAFTTFLIVGFALHNTTEGIAIAAPMSRGKLMIGKLAAMGIIAGAPAIFGAWIGGFVYSPFTSVIFLAIGAGAIFQVILVIMRMIREENNNNLSSLSIVSGFGVGMLVMYLTSILV
- a CDS encoding multicopper oxidase domain-containing protein; amino-acid sequence: MILVISLLLGFSVVMIYPTISEAQSEEKTFVTHSGALVKTSGEIIDPLYVISDVEFDPMEYLRDFNYGKVTQLSDGTTLREYTIIAEDDKIMEVSPGVFYNVWTFNGTVPGPTIRATEGDLLRIKFINNGDKQHTIHFHGIHPAEMDGVFEPVGANGGQFVYEFTAGPTGVHPYHCHVMPLEEHIVHGLYGVFIVDPKEGRMQADEMVMVLNGLDTDFDTENNFYAANTIPFYYQHHPIQINTNELIRIYVVNMVEFDPINNFHLHGNLYKYYPTGTDLIPSFYTDMITLSQTERGIMEFEYQYPGKYLFHAHKVEFSEKGWVGIFLAKNSPVTNEDFEYGS